In the genome of Nitrospira japonica, one region contains:
- a CDS encoding helix-turn-helix domain-containing protein → MRRLLTISEASEYLGISKLTLYDWVCCRKISFVKVGRLLKFRQEHLDKWIDEHTINQRMG, encoded by the coding sequence ATGAGAAGACTTTTGACAATTAGCGAAGCATCGGAGTATCTAGGCATCTCCAAACTTACGCTTTACGATTGGGTGTGCTGCCGCAAGATCTCATTCGTCAAGGTTGGGCGGCTTCTCAAATTCCGGCAGGAACACCTCGATAAATGGATTGACGAACATACGATAAACCAACGGATGGGGTAA
- a CDS encoding tyrosine-type recombinase/integrase — protein MGLTRRPDSYYVEFRVMESPDGNSLVLASGVAGARKKRWKVGCLNKTMAREMEAAIKTRILLGQEKSMYAKPVLFKEWASIYLDLEEVKSLRSIEGRTHSVQAHLIPFFGRKLLSEIKPQDVESFRSQRRKNNGKPASIQTINHDHVALKHCLNVAIRRGILQSNPASKVPMPNPHNERDRVLTETEWVNLYQVAKSHLKPVLVIAYQLGQRFSEIVSLTWDRVDLRRGFITLRRGDTKTRVARQIPMTPDVQRALQRLAKARSLASRYVFTYKGRPLKRVSRSFTTALKSAGITDFRFHDLRHCASTNMRRAGVDTATAMKIVGHKSEKMWKRYNAIEERDLTQAAQKVHKYLEENTPGTLEECAANSSR, from the coding sequence TTGGGATTAACGAGACGCCCTGACAGCTATTACGTTGAATTCCGGGTTATGGAGAGCCCGGACGGAAACTCATTAGTATTGGCCAGTGGCGTGGCCGGCGCACGAAAGAAGAGGTGGAAAGTTGGCTGTCTCAATAAGACGATGGCCAGAGAAATGGAAGCTGCTATTAAGACCCGTATATTGCTTGGACAAGAGAAAAGCATGTATGCCAAGCCAGTACTTTTCAAAGAATGGGCGTCGATTTATCTCGATCTTGAAGAAGTGAAGTCTCTGCGATCCATAGAAGGTCGCACACACAGCGTTCAGGCACACCTCATTCCATTTTTTGGCCGAAAGCTACTCTCTGAGATTAAACCGCAAGACGTAGAATCGTTCAGGTCCCAACGAAGGAAGAATAATGGTAAACCTGCCAGCATTCAGACTATTAATCATGACCACGTCGCCTTGAAGCACTGCCTCAATGTGGCCATCCGTAGAGGAATTCTACAGAGCAATCCGGCTTCCAAAGTTCCAATGCCCAATCCCCACAATGAGCGAGACCGTGTACTAACCGAGACGGAATGGGTCAATTTGTATCAGGTAGCAAAGTCCCATCTCAAACCGGTTCTTGTTATTGCATATCAACTAGGCCAGCGATTTAGCGAAATCGTAAGTCTGACATGGGATCGAGTGGACCTGAGGCGTGGCTTTATCACTCTGCGAAGAGGAGATACGAAGACTAGGGTAGCTCGACAAATTCCGATGACCCCAGATGTTCAACGGGCTCTCCAGAGACTCGCCAAAGCGCGAAGTCTTGCCTCGCGATACGTCTTTACTTATAAGGGACGACCTCTGAAACGGGTGAGTCGCTCGTTCACTACCGCTTTAAAGAGTGCTGGTATTACGGATTTTCGCTTCCATGATCTGCGTCACTGTGCGTCAACCAATATGCGTCGGGCCGGAGTGGATACGGCAACAGCAATGAAGATCGTCGGTCATAAGTCAGAAAAAATGTGGAAGCGCTACAACGCCATCGAAGAACGGGACTTGACGCAAGCCGCTCAGAAGGTTCACAAATATCTCGAAGAGAACACGCCGGGAACACTAGAAGAATGTGCAGCAAACTCTTCAAGATAG
- a CDS encoding replication initiation factor domain-containing protein has product MSWTCLVGWLRFTVPQAIVDEVMTLMGGDWVADEKGFLGYGRSWICRGQTGGYGRIGTGAKRAPQEVHVDLSQELLSGWTYQQFQAVAQWVFAKDGHFGRLDVALDDRSGIIDVDGIYVAVVAGHCVSHFRKSQLIAGLDVGSGADTGKTLCMGSRQSDTYLRIYDKAAQQQSKGIVVEGPWVRWEMEWKDERAQAVGLALSVLDQERFQAYIVGVFRTALDFRDCTRADDPKDRYHAPLLPWWKTLTEGMQRAKLEVVKAVKKIEDVKQWAAKSLSPMLGLLCVHPEAGERWLVSTIIEGVERWRAKHYALLAKGQDAQQVLKKVRWWKPTDGFAAGCASTAP; this is encoded by the coding sequence ATGAGTTGGACCTGTTTGGTTGGCTGGCTGCGATTCACGGTTCCGCAAGCGATTGTCGATGAAGTGATGACGCTCATGGGAGGCGACTGGGTGGCCGATGAGAAAGGCTTTCTCGGCTATGGACGCAGTTGGATCTGTCGCGGACAGACCGGCGGCTACGGCCGCATCGGGACCGGTGCGAAACGGGCCCCCCAGGAAGTGCACGTGGATCTCTCGCAAGAACTACTCAGCGGCTGGACCTATCAACAATTTCAGGCGGTGGCGCAATGGGTCTTCGCGAAAGACGGGCATTTCGGACGCCTGGATGTGGCGCTCGATGATCGCAGTGGGATCATCGATGTGGACGGGATCTATGTTGCCGTGGTGGCCGGCCACTGTGTGTCCCACTTCCGCAAATCACAGCTCATTGCCGGCCTTGATGTGGGGTCTGGCGCGGACACCGGCAAGACCCTCTGCATGGGGTCCCGGCAGTCCGATACCTACCTGCGCATCTACGATAAAGCGGCCCAACAGCAGAGCAAAGGGATCGTGGTGGAGGGTCCGTGGGTCCGGTGGGAAATGGAATGGAAAGACGAACGGGCCCAGGCCGTGGGCTTGGCCCTGTCCGTCCTCGATCAGGAGCGGTTTCAGGCCTATATCGTCGGCGTGTTCCGTACGGCCCTCGATTTCCGAGACTGCACGCGGGCCGATGATCCCAAAGATCGCTACCACGCCCCCCTTTTACCCTGGTGGAAGACCCTGACCGAGGGCATGCAGCGGGCCAAGTTGGAGGTGGTGAAGGCGGTGAAGAAGATCGAAGACGTGAAGCAATGGGCGGCGAAAAGCCTCTCCCCCATGCTGGGGTTGCTGTGTGTGCATCCGGAAGCCGGTGAACGCTGGTTAGTCAGCACCATTATCGAAGGAGTGGAACGATGGCGCGCCAAGCATTACGCGCTCTTGGCCAAAGGCCAAGACGCCCAACAAGTTCTGAAGAAGGTCCGGTGGTGGAAGCCGACCGACGGCTTCGCTGCCGGCTGTGCGAGCACGGCACCCTAA
- a CDS encoding TonB-dependent siderophore receptor: MTEMTPDAMELPEVHVIDVRTPIFRDQDAPDDPSYTRENASTANRSNVPIMQTPIAVQVVPRAVLRDQQAIQIGDAVKNVSGVFPGFTFGGLAEEFMIRGFNTGYVSYRDGFRVPAVRLSLANIERVEVVKGAAANLYGRVEPGGMINLVTKRPQAESYYSLQQRFGSYAEYQTLADATGKLNQSGTLLYRINFEYLNKESYRDFGFHTRTFAAPTVTWRVTERTQLDVDFMYSGEGTREDYGIVALGTGPAPLPRSRFLGEPTDKVRMDVYNSVASLTHAFTADWQARARFNYFRRNVGDPQTFGTSLNELTGELQRGFYRGNAVNNTYMGTVDLTGKFVTGPLAHKMLAGWEYYGNFAKVNSISADASPINIFTPQYSTNNQSLQPYNFFIDQKVDWTGLYAQDQITLFDKLHLLGGGRYDWASQGTGTAFGTDQSLASAAAAVKTINNSRFSPRAGIVYQPWEWLSFYGNYAQSLGAANAAFDASGNTLKPEIGEQFEGGVKTSFFGGRLHSSVAVYQLTKQNMAVPVAGLPFSTPIGEARSKGIEVDVSGQIAQGLSLVMTYAYTDARSLTGDNEGKRLWNVPTNAGSLWARYEPQARLWQGLSLGAGVFVQDKRAGDNTNTFYLPSQARVDAMVRYRPSILESRLSFQLNAYNLANDYLYGGTLNDRFSLNVDIPRMFIGSIQYAL; this comes from the coding sequence ATGACTGAAATGACGCCGGACGCGATGGAACTCCCGGAAGTGCATGTCATTGATGTCAGGACGCCCATCTTTCGCGATCAGGATGCTCCCGATGATCCCAGCTATACCCGCGAGAACGCATCTACAGCCAATCGCAGCAACGTGCCGATCATGCAGACACCCATCGCCGTTCAGGTGGTGCCCCGCGCAGTCCTCCGGGACCAACAGGCAATCCAGATCGGTGATGCGGTCAAGAATGTCAGCGGCGTCTTTCCGGGCTTTACATTCGGCGGCCTCGCCGAAGAATTCATGATTCGTGGGTTCAATACTGGGTACGTGTCGTACCGTGACGGATTCCGCGTTCCCGCTGTCCGGCTTAGTTTGGCCAACATTGAGCGAGTCGAAGTAGTGAAAGGCGCCGCAGCGAACCTCTACGGTCGCGTCGAGCCGGGGGGCATGATCAATCTGGTCACTAAGCGGCCTCAAGCGGAGTCCTATTATTCGCTCCAACAGCGTTTCGGCTCCTATGCCGAGTATCAAACACTTGCCGATGCGACCGGCAAACTAAACCAAAGCGGCACGCTTCTCTATCGGATCAACTTTGAGTATTTGAATAAGGAGTCCTATCGCGACTTTGGGTTTCATACTCGAACCTTCGCCGCTCCGACCGTGACCTGGAGAGTGACAGAGCGGACGCAGCTCGACGTCGATTTCATGTATTCAGGAGAAGGGACGCGCGAGGATTACGGCATCGTGGCCCTTGGGACGGGGCCGGCGCCACTCCCGAGGTCTCGATTTTTAGGGGAACCGACGGACAAGGTCCGGATGGACGTTTACAATTCCGTCGCTAGCCTGACCCATGCGTTCACGGCTGACTGGCAGGCACGCGCCCGCTTCAACTACTTTCGGAGAAATGTGGGCGATCCCCAAACATTCGGGACAAGCCTCAATGAGCTGACGGGCGAGTTGCAGCGGGGCTTTTATCGGGGTAATGCCGTGAACAATACATACATGGGCACGGTCGATCTCACAGGCAAGTTTGTCACCGGGCCACTTGCTCACAAGATGCTGGCCGGGTGGGAATACTATGGCAACTTTGCAAAGGTTAACTCCATCAGCGCGGACGCATCCCCGATCAATATCTTCACTCCCCAGTACAGCACCAACAATCAATCGCTGCAGCCCTACAATTTTTTCATCGATCAAAAGGTTGATTGGACTGGTCTCTATGCGCAAGACCAAATCACGCTCTTCGACAAACTGCACCTCTTGGGCGGCGGACGCTATGACTGGGCATCACAAGGTACCGGCACCGCGTTCGGCACCGATCAGTCGTTGGCGTCCGCAGCAGCCGCCGTGAAGACGATCAATAACTCACGCTTCAGCCCGCGCGCGGGGATCGTCTATCAGCCGTGGGAGTGGTTGTCCTTCTACGGGAACTACGCCCAATCATTGGGCGCTGCCAATGCCGCGTTCGACGCGTCGGGGAACACGCTCAAACCCGAGATCGGGGAGCAGTTCGAGGGCGGCGTCAAGACCTCGTTCTTCGGGGGACGGCTCCATTCCAGTGTGGCGGTCTATCAGTTGACCAAGCAAAATATGGCCGTTCCCGTGGCAGGCCTGCCGTTTTCGACGCCCATCGGAGAAGCCCGCAGTAAGGGCATCGAAGTCGACGTATCCGGACAGATTGCTCAGGGGCTCAGTTTGGTGATGACCTATGCCTATACGGATGCTCGATCCCTGACCGGCGATAACGAAGGCAAGCGGCTCTGGAATGTTCCGACGAACGCTGGCAGCCTCTGGGCCCGCTATGAACCGCAGGCCAGACTCTGGCAAGGCCTCAGTCTTGGAGCCGGTGTCTTTGTCCAGGACAAGCGGGCGGGCGATAACACAAACACGTTTTACCTACCGAGCCAAGCGCGCGTCGACGCCATGGTTCGGTATCGGCCGTCAATTTTGGAATCCCGGCTGAGCTTTCAGCTCAACGCCTATAACCTGGCAAACGATTACTTGTACGGTGGCACGCTCAACGATCGCTTTTCATTGAATGTCGATATCCCCCGCATGTTTATTGGTTCCATTCAATATGCCCTGTAG
- a CDS encoding zonular occludens toxin domain-containing protein: protein MIELLEGVPGAGKSYHAVAEYLLPWVRKGRRIYVYVDGFYLDRLAKFEGRPLEELENQITVWSSGAEVLDQLTKVDPGSAVFIDECQTVFRAQQKLNGEILRWLETHRHYGIDVLLICQDYRQVTSGVTRVVEMTTKFRRLDRFGFKNRYQAFVRGNPEEIEVIRGFTGTYEPTVYAYYGSYATPTKEVRHVRSILRSPSIILGALGLCSALGWFVFGGGTFGKGTALPPPPVSASLAAVHVTSQLHEPSAPLPVVRPIRIQGGMSDPRHGRDEWLWITDDGRLLTLDEIAAESGGTVQAVTSRGVKVLKGSGVLWGGTASTPSVSAGSRPEPVLAPSRLPTRTDLLVAPTSARVGQSVGESPDLVTSDPTHEAMGQGTEGLP, encoded by the coding sequence ATGATTGAACTCCTTGAGGGCGTGCCAGGAGCCGGCAAGAGCTATCACGCGGTGGCCGAGTATCTCTTGCCCTGGGTCCGGAAGGGCCGCCGGATCTATGTCTATGTGGATGGCTTCTATCTCGACCGACTCGCCAAGTTCGAAGGCCGACCGCTAGAGGAATTAGAGAACCAAATCACCGTCTGGTCGTCTGGAGCCGAAGTCCTGGATCAGCTCACCAAAGTGGATCCCGGTTCAGCCGTCTTTATCGACGAGTGCCAGACCGTCTTCCGCGCGCAGCAGAAACTGAATGGGGAGATCCTCCGCTGGCTGGAGACGCATCGGCACTATGGCATCGATGTGCTCCTGATTTGCCAGGACTACCGCCAGGTGACCTCCGGCGTCACGCGCGTGGTCGAAATGACGACGAAGTTTCGCCGGCTCGATCGCTTCGGGTTTAAAAATCGCTATCAGGCCTTTGTGCGTGGGAATCCGGAGGAAATCGAAGTCATTCGCGGCTTCACGGGCACCTATGAGCCGACGGTCTACGCCTATTACGGATCCTATGCGACACCCACGAAGGAGGTGCGGCACGTGCGTTCGATCTTGCGTTCTCCTTCCATCATCCTTGGCGCGCTCGGTCTGTGTTCGGCCCTGGGCTGGTTTGTCTTCGGCGGCGGGACCTTCGGGAAAGGCACGGCACTCCCGCCACCGCCCGTCAGTGCTTCTCTCGCGGCCGTGCACGTGACATCCCAGCTGCACGAGCCCTCAGCTCCGCTGCCGGTCGTGCGGCCGATCCGGATTCAGGGCGGGATGAGCGATCCGCGACATGGGAGAGACGAATGGTTGTGGATCACCGACGACGGCCGGCTGCTCACGCTCGATGAGATTGCGGCCGAATCCGGCGGGACGGTTCAGGCGGTCACGTCCCGAGGCGTGAAAGTCCTCAAGGGATCGGGCGTGCTCTGGGGCGGTACTGCGTCGACTCCGTCGGTGTCCGCAGGGTCGAGGCCCGAGCCGGTTCTCGCACCCAGTCGGCTGCCGACTCGCACGGATCTATTGGTCGCGCCGACATCGGCACGAGTGGGTCAGTCGGTCGGCGAGTCGCCGGATCTCGTGACGAGCGATCCCACGCATGAGGCAATGGGTCAAGGAACGGAAGGGTTGCCCTAA
- a CDS encoding JAB domain-containing protein, translating into MDGAQTPRKPKRPRTSAPTFTPYRVPRYRLTLVCESSDSVMSGPIQASLAAVAILRPCFAGLDREQFLVAGLDAKHGIIGINIVSIGSLTLSIVHPREVFKPLILMNAAAFICAHNHPSNDPTPSQEDRLLTQRLRQGADLLGITLLDHLVLGDPSYFSFADHGWPGS; encoded by the coding sequence ATGGACGGAGCACAGACGCCACGCAAGCCCAAACGGCCACGCACATCGGCACCGACGTTCACGCCGTATCGCGTTCCCCGGTATCGCCTGACGCTGGTCTGTGAATCGTCTGATTCGGTCATGTCCGGACCCATCCAGGCCTCTTTGGCGGCGGTAGCTATCCTGCGTCCCTGTTTTGCGGGGCTGGATCGGGAACAATTTCTCGTGGCGGGACTCGATGCGAAGCATGGCATCATTGGCATCAACATTGTTTCGATTGGCTCCCTCACCTTGTCGATCGTGCATCCTCGCGAGGTCTTTAAGCCGTTGATTCTGATGAATGCCGCCGCCTTCATTTGTGCCCATAACCATCCGTCGAATGATCCGACTCCCAGTCAGGAGGATCGACTGCTCACCCAACGGCTACGCCAGGGGGCCGACCTCTTAGGTATCACCTTGCTGGATCATCTCGTTCTTGGTGATCCGAGTTACTTTAGCTTCGCGGATCACGGCTGGCCTGGCAGCTAA
- a CDS encoding PepSY-associated TM helix domain-containing protein yields MKSEAGVSPVNPPKGGMIETASRTRNQANAWRTRWLRVHLWLGLSVGALLVIVGLTGSVLVFMNEFDAWLNPALLTAVPSDSRSIQRPLNEIIAAAERMVEPESRILAVMGQHGREGVFSISYMQPSLAQRRVFVDPYTATVTGTREFGTHEVVPAYLIEAVFQLHFTLLSGETGQTIVAIGALLLLVSIATGFILWWPLTGKWRQAFTIRRPATAVRVTFDLHKVFSLYPSLVLGVVLLSGVSMNLHDAFVQVIQWLSPGTRGASARLLSSPSRGRLPIGVVKAWDIATSRYSGGNLYGIFPPESLTGVYLVAFRQVPELSAFWSERWIVIDQYSGAILEARAPDMRRTAGESFLDWQWPLHSGQAFGWPGRLAVFAAGLACPVIFATGVLMWSRKRRSRRGRIANDP; encoded by the coding sequence ATGAAATCTGAGGCCGGCGTGTCACCAGTGAACCCTCCAAAAGGAGGGATGATTGAAACCGCATCAAGAACGCGAAACCAAGCGAATGCCTGGCGTACGCGCTGGCTACGGGTTCACTTGTGGCTAGGGCTATCTGTCGGGGCCTTGCTGGTCATCGTGGGCCTGACCGGGAGTGTACTTGTATTTATGAACGAGTTCGACGCCTGGTTAAATCCCGCTCTGCTAACGGCGGTGCCGTCCGATAGTCGATCCATTCAACGGCCGCTGAACGAGATTATCGCGGCGGCCGAGCGTATGGTCGAGCCTGAGAGCCGAATCCTGGCGGTCATGGGCCAACATGGGCGTGAGGGAGTGTTCTCGATTTCCTACATGCAGCCTTCCTTGGCTCAGCGACGCGTCTTTGTCGATCCCTATACGGCGACCGTGACGGGCACGCGAGAATTTGGGACCCACGAGGTGGTACCGGCCTATCTCATCGAGGCGGTCTTTCAACTACACTTTACGCTGCTGTCCGGCGAAACCGGTCAAACGATCGTAGCGATCGGGGCGTTGCTGCTGCTCGTTTCAATCGCCACGGGATTCATCCTTTGGTGGCCGCTCACTGGCAAGTGGCGGCAGGCCTTTACCATTCGGCGACCGGCAACTGCCGTCAGGGTCACCTTTGATCTGCACAAAGTCTTTTCGCTCTATCCGTCGCTAGTCTTGGGCGTCGTGCTGCTTTCAGGTGTGTCCATGAATCTGCACGATGCGTTTGTGCAGGTTATTCAATGGCTCTCCCCCGGCACGCGCGGCGCGTCGGCACGGCTGCTGTCATCACCCTCCCGTGGGAGGTTACCGATCGGAGTGGTGAAGGCATGGGATATCGCAACGAGCCGATACTCCGGCGGAAATCTCTATGGGATCTTTCCTCCTGAAAGTTTGACAGGTGTCTATCTGGTAGCTTTTCGTCAGGTACCAGAGCTGAGTGCCTTTTGGTCGGAGCGGTGGATCGTCATCGATCAGTACAGCGGCGCCATCCTGGAGGCGCGCGCCCCCGATATGAGGCGTACGGCTGGCGAGTCGTTTCTGGATTGGCAGTGGCCGCTGCATTCCGGACAGGCATTCGGCTGGCCTGGTCGTCTTGCGGTTTTTGCCGCCGGACTGGCTTGTCCTGTGATCTTTGCCACAGGCGTACTCATGTGGAGCCGCAAACGCCGAAGTCGACGAGGCCGCATCGCTAATGATCCTTGA
- a CDS encoding DUF2200 domain-containing protein, translating into MTKHRIYTISFARVYPMYISKAEKKGRTKAEVDEIIRWLTGYSQKKLDAKLKQQADVETFFSEAPQLNPSRALIKGVVCGVRVEDVAEPTMREIRYLDKLIDELAKGKAMEKILRK; encoded by the coding sequence ATGACAAAACATCGAATCTATACAATAAGCTTCGCGCGTGTGTATCCCATGTATATCTCCAAAGCGGAGAAAAAAGGACGCACGAAGGCAGAAGTCGATGAGATCATTCGTTGGTTGACTGGATACAGCCAAAAAAAGTTAGACGCCAAACTGAAACAACAGGCAGACGTCGAGACATTTTTTTCGGAGGCCCCTCAATTGAATCCTTCGCGGGCTTTGATCAAGGGTGTCGTTTGCGGTGTCCGAGTGGAGGACGTCGCAGAGCCAACGATGCGGGAGATTCGCTATTTGGATAAGCTAATCGACGAATTGGCAAAGGGAAAAGCGATGGAGAAGATTTTGCGGAAATGA
- a CDS encoding DUF748 domain-containing protein, giving the protein MRRFFRPIPLAISAIVLVGVYALVGFFLLPYIVKSRVIPSVSEQLGRPVLVQDVEINPFALSFTITGFEIQETDQSALLGFERLYVNFESSSLIRRAFRFDEITLAVPFVAVRIFPNGQLNLLELMKHSSGTAAPPENAAGAERQQEKKPLLPIEIGLLHIGSGIVEFRDESKRKPFEVSIVPIDIRLQNFTTQRGGESAYAFSAEVRKEELLNWEGYVSLDPLESEGKFSLTGVRGPVLWLYVKDRFNFEIPDGLLNINAHYRFDTTVEPFSLKLNDGEISLTNLVLTESGKDEAVISVPSFLIHGINVDVAQKTLDISSIESKDALFKGWMEKDKTVNFQTLFAPKPPDATEVPQKDAASTEAPAAPAEPRPWAVALKEIVFKNFGLDFEDRTTLTPVHHRITALNTTVRDLRVPFKEPIPMDLGFQLNDTGSVHANGTVGLKPFESSIHLSLSAIPLKPLEPYVEGAARVAVDSGQLDLNGDLHLAVEHSNAPMLTYNGNFGIRNLSISDRDGVSPLIGWKQLQLKQMALTVDPTTVTIEEVGLDQPAVQFRIQPDGQSNFSNIRPPSQTAEPAPEAASSQKKGPPPTVAVKTVKLLRGSATFIDESIRPAVRTGIHDLTGTIKGLSSKQLAKADVELTGRMDKVAPLKISGAINPLTENTFTDLLVKFENVDLTTAAPYSGKYAGYPISKGKLFLDLAYKVSKKQLEAENKVAIDQLTFGEKTDSPDATSLPVPLAVALLKDRNGRIDIDLPIRGDLNDPDFKYGKVVISTLLNLLTKIVASPFALMGKLIPGGGSGEDLQYFEFAPGSAIASDEDVKKADVLVKALAERPGLRLEITGTADPVRDRQALGFRKLSAEILARWTRDRGKSSADESIPAQEEQRLIKELYQQRRTLPASASEPSGTAASPVTPPTIEEMRRELAAAMPFDEEDLRALAHQRAEEIRNQLTADGKLAGERVYLVNEDISASDHERIRSKLGIAAS; this is encoded by the coding sequence ATGCGCAGGTTTTTCCGACCGATTCCCCTCGCGATTTCGGCAATCGTCCTGGTCGGGGTCTATGCGTTGGTCGGGTTTTTTCTCCTTCCATACATCGTCAAATCACGCGTCATTCCCTCCGTCTCCGAACAGCTGGGCCGGCCGGTGCTTGTTCAGGACGTCGAGATCAACCCGTTTGCACTCTCCTTTACGATCACCGGCTTCGAAATACAGGAGACCGATCAGAGCGCGCTGCTTGGATTCGAGCGGCTGTACGTCAATTTCGAATCCTCCTCGCTGATTCGCCGCGCGTTTCGGTTCGATGAAATCACTCTCGCCGTGCCGTTCGTGGCAGTCCGTATTTTTCCAAACGGCCAACTCAATCTCCTCGAACTCATGAAACACTCCAGCGGTACGGCCGCGCCTCCCGAAAACGCCGCCGGCGCCGAGCGTCAGCAGGAGAAGAAGCCGCTTCTACCCATTGAAATCGGACTGTTGCACATCGGGAGCGGCATCGTCGAATTTCGCGATGAGTCGAAACGGAAACCCTTTGAAGTATCGATCGTGCCGATCGACATCAGGCTGCAGAATTTCACCACGCAAAGGGGCGGAGAGAGCGCCTATGCGTTCAGCGCAGAAGTCCGCAAAGAGGAATTGCTCAACTGGGAAGGATATGTCTCCCTCGATCCGCTGGAATCGGAAGGAAAGTTCTCCCTGACTGGGGTCCGCGGCCCGGTACTCTGGCTCTACGTCAAGGATCGATTCAATTTTGAGATTCCTGACGGCCTCCTGAACATCAACGCGCACTATCGTTTCGACACCACCGTGGAGCCGTTCAGTCTGAAGCTGAACGACGGCGAAATCAGCCTGACGAATCTGGTGCTGACCGAGTCCGGGAAAGACGAGGCGGTGATTTCGGTTCCATCCTTTTTGATTCACGGCATCAATGTGGACGTGGCACAAAAAACTTTGGATATTTCCTCGATCGAATCCAAAGACGCGCTCTTCAAGGGCTGGATGGAGAAGGACAAGACCGTGAACTTTCAGACGCTCTTTGCCCCGAAGCCGCCGGATGCTACCGAAGTGCCGCAAAAGGATGCGGCGTCGACTGAAGCACCTGCCGCACCGGCAGAGCCGCGGCCGTGGGCGGTCGCCTTGAAAGAGATTGTGTTCAAGAACTTTGGGCTGGATTTCGAGGACCGCACTACTCTGACGCCGGTACACCATCGAATCACGGCCCTGAATACCACGGTCAGAGACCTCCGTGTGCCGTTCAAAGAACCGATCCCCATGGATCTGGGATTCCAGCTCAACGATACCGGCTCCGTGCACGCCAATGGGACCGTCGGACTCAAACCGTTCGAGAGCAGCATCCACCTCAGCCTGTCCGCAATCCCGCTCAAGCCGCTCGAGCCGTACGTTGAAGGAGCCGCCCGTGTCGCCGTCGATTCGGGCCAGCTCGACTTGAACGGTGATCTGCATCTGGCCGTGGAGCATTCGAATGCTCCCATGCTGACGTACAATGGGAATTTCGGCATCCGGAACCTGTCGATCAGCGATCGCGACGGGGTATCGCCCCTGATTGGCTGGAAACAGCTGCAGCTGAAACAGATGGCTCTCACCGTCGATCCCACGACGGTGACCATCGAGGAAGTAGGCCTGGATCAACCGGCGGTGCAGTTCAGGATACAACCGGACGGGCAGTCCAACTTCAGCAACATTCGCCCGCCATCCCAGACAGCGGAACCTGCGCCCGAGGCTGCTTCTTCACAGAAGAAAGGACCGCCCCCCACCGTGGCCGTCAAGACGGTCAAGCTCTTGAGAGGATCGGCTACGTTCATCGACGAATCGATCCGGCCGGCCGTGCGGACCGGCATCCACGATCTGACTGGCACGATCAAGGGGCTTTCCTCGAAGCAATTGGCGAAGGCGGACGTCGAATTGACGGGCAGGATGGACAAGGTGGCCCCGCTGAAAATTTCCGGCGCCATCAATCCGTTGACGGAGAATACCTTCACGGATCTTCTGGTCAAGTTCGAAAACGTCGACCTCACGACTGCCGCCCCGTACAGCGGGAAGTACGCCGGCTATCCGATCAGCAAAGGCAAACTGTTTCTGGATCTGGCATACAAGGTGTCCAAGAAGCAATTGGAGGCGGAGAACAAAGTCGCGATCGATCAGCTGACGTTCGGCGAGAAAACCGACAGCCCGGATGCCACGTCCCTTCCGGTGCCGCTCGCCGTCGCCCTGCTCAAGGATCGAAACGGGCGGATCGACATCGACCTGCCCATCCGGGGCGATCTGAACGATCCGGACTTCAAATATGGGAAGGTCGTCATTTCCACGTTGCTCAATCTGTTGACCAAGATCGTGGCGTCTCCTTTCGCGCTGATGGGCAAATTGATTCCCGGAGGAGGCAGCGGAGAGGATCTCCAGTATTTTGAATTCGCGCCTGGATCGGCCATCGCCTCGGACGAGGACGTGAAGAAGGCCGACGTGCTGGTGAAAGCCCTGGCCGAGCGACCCGGATTACGATTGGAGATCACCGGCACCGCGGATCCGGTTCGCGATCGACAGGCCCTGGGATTCAGGAAACTCTCGGCCGAAATACTCGCCCGATGGACGCGCGATCGCGGTAAGTCGTCAGCCGATGAATCTATTCCGGCGCAGGAGGAACAGCGGTTGATCAAGGAACTCTACCAGCAACGGCGTACCCTCCCGGCATCCGCCAGCGAGCCATCAGGGACCGCGGCATCGCCCGTGACTCCTCCCACGATCGAGGAGATGAGGCGGGAATTGGCCGCGGCTATGCCATTCGACGAGGAGGACTTACGGGCTCTGGCTCATCAACGGGCGGAAGAGATCAGGAACCAGTTGACCGCAGACGGGAAATTGGCAGGGGAGCGAGTCTACCTGGTGAACGAGGACATTTCGGCCTCCGATCATGAACGCATTCGCAGCAAACTCGGCATCGCGGCTTCATGA